In the Passer domesticus isolate bPasDom1 chromosome 4, bPasDom1.hap1, whole genome shotgun sequence genome, one interval contains:
- the RAPGEF2 gene encoding rap guanine nucleotide exchange factor 2 isoform X6: protein MAFLVRCYANCLQPWSSKLPADFTKLHLTDSLHPQVTHVSSSHSGCSITSDSGSSSLSDIYQATESEAGDMDLSGLPETAVDSEDDDDEEDIERASDPLMSRDIVRDCLEKDPIDRTDDDIEQLLEFMHQLPAFANMTMSVRRELCAVMVFAVVERAGTIVLNDGEELDSWSVILNGSVEVTYPDGRTEILCMGNSFGVSPTMEKEYMKGVMRTKVDDCQFVCIAQQDYCRILNQVEKNMQKVEEEGEIVMVKEHRELDRTGTRKGHIVIKGTAERLTMHLVEEHSVVDPTFIEDFLLTYRTFLSSPMEVGKKLLEWFNDPSLRDKVTRVVLLWVNNHFNDFEGDPAMTRFLEEFENNLEREKMGGHLRLLNIACAAKAKRRLITLTKPSREAPLPFILLGGSEKGFGIFVDSVDFGSKATEAGLKRGDQILEVNGQNFENIQLTKAMEILRNNTHLSITVKTNLFVFKELLTRLSEEKRNGAPHLPKIGDIKKASRYSIPDLAVDVEQVIGLEKVNKKSKANTVGGRNKLKKILDKTRISILPQKPYNDIGIGQSQDDSIVGLRQTKHIPPALPVSGTLSSSNPDLLQSHHRILDFNTTPDLPDQVLRVFKADQQSRYIMISKDTTAKEVVIQAIREFALTATPDAYSLCEVSVTPEGVIKQRRLPDQLSKLADRIQLSGRYYLKNNMETETLCSDEDAQELLRESQISLLQLSTVEVATQLSMRNFELFRNIEPTEYIDDLFKLKSKTGCTNLKRFEEVINQETFWVASEILRETNQLKRMKIIKHFIKIALHCRECKNFNSMFAIISGLNLAPVARLRTTWEKLPSKYEKLFQDLQDLFDPSRNMAKYRNVLNSQNLQPPIIPLFPVIKKDLTFLHEGNDSKVEGLVNFEKLRMIAKEIRHVGRMASVNMDPALMFRTRKKKWRSLGSLSQGSANAAVLDVAQAGGHKKRVRRSSFLNAKKLYEDAQMARKVKQYLSNLDLEMDEESLQTLSLQCEPATNTLPKNTGDKRSGKSETSPVAPRAGIQQKVQQQHKANQALQVPAVSLYPSRKKVPVKDLPPFGINSPQALKKILSLSEEGSLDRHKKQSEDAVSSASSQLSSPPTSPQSSPRKGYTLAPSSTVDNFSDSGHSEISSRSSIVSNSSFDSMPVPLHDERRQRHSVSIVETNLGVGRIDRRIMIEPDQYSLGSYAPLSETRGLYAGATVLSSPSTEELSQDQGDRASLDAADSGRGSWTSCSSGSHDNIQTIQHQRSWETLPFGHAHFDSSSDGAGLWASGGHMDQLMFPDHSTKYGRQSQGREGLDQAQSRASWASSTGYWGEDSEGDTGTIKRRGGKDVSIEADTSSITSVPAEETKQAPVPAHTAAASSSTKGLVARKEGRYREPPPTPPGYVGIPIAEFAEGGSHPTRKPPDYNIALQRSRMVARTCETHGTATPQQQSHGHSTGRPVNKPQWHKPNESDPRLAHYPSQGFSTEEDEDEQVSAV, encoded by the exons GCTACAGAAAGTGAGGCTGGTGATATGGATCTCAGTGGATTACCAGAGACAGCAGTGGATtctgaggatgatgatgatgaagaagaCATTGAAAGGGCATCAGATCCTTTGATGAGTAGGGATATTGTAAGAGACTGCTTGGAGAAAGACCCAATAGACAGGACAGATGATGACATTG AACAACTACTGGAATTCATGCATCAATTGCCTGCTTTTGCCAACATGACAATGTCAGTGAGGAGAGAACTCTGTGCTGTAATGGTGTTTGCAGTTGTGGAGAGAGCAGGAACTATTGTACTAAACGATGGGGAAGAG CTGGATTCCTGGTCAGTCATTTTGAACGGCTCTGTGGAGGTGACATACCCTGATGGAAGAACAGAGATATTGTGCATGGGAAACAGTTTTGGTGTTTCTCCCACCATGGAAAAGGAGTATATGAAAGGAGTGATGAGAACCAAAGTGGATGACTGCCAG TTTGTTTGCATAGCCCAGCAAGACTATTGCCGCATCCTCAACCAAGTGGAAAAGAACATGCAGAAGGTAGAAGAGGAAGGGGAGATTGTGATGGTGAAGGAGCACAGGGAGCTTGACCGCACTGGAACGAGAAAAGGCCACATAGTCATCaag GGAACAGCTGAAAGGTTAACAATGCATTTGGTGGAAGAGCACTCTGTGGTAGACCCAACATTTATAGAAGACTTCCTGTTGACGTATAGGACCTTTCTTTCCAGCCCAATGGAAGTGGGCAAGAAGTTGTTGGAGTGGTTCAATGACCCCAGCCTCAGGGATAAG GTTACACGGGTAGTATTGTTGTGGGTGAACAATCACTTCAATGATTTTGAAGGAGATCCTGCTATGACTCGATTTCTGGAAGAATTTGAGAACAATTTGGAGAGGGAG AAAATGGGTGGACATTTGAGGCTGTTAAATATTGCTTGTGCTGCTAAAGCTAAACGAAGATTGATAACATTAACAAAGCCATCTCGAGAAGCCCCTTTGCCTTTTATCTTGCTGGGAGGGTCAGAAAAGGGGTTTGGAATCTTTGTTGACAGTGTAGATTTTGGTAGCAAGGCTACAGAAGCAGGCTTGAAACGTGGAGACCAg ATATTGGAAGTGAATGGTCAAAACTTTGAAAACATTCAGTTGACAAAAGCCATGGAAATCCTTAGAAATAACACTCATCTGTCTATCACTGTGAAAACCAATTTATTTG TTTTTAAAGAACTCTTAACAAGGTTGtcggaggaaaaaagaaatggtGCTCCCCACCTGCCTAAGATTGGTGATATTAAAAAGGCGAGTCGTTACTCCATCCCTGACCTTGCTGTTGATGTGGAGCAGGTGATAGGATTAGAAAAAGTAAATAAGAAAAGTAAAGCCAACACAGTTGGGGGAAGAAATAAGTTAAAGAAGATACTTGACAAGACTCGAATCAGCATTCTGCCTCAGAAACCATACAA TGACATTGGAATAGGCCAGTCTCAGGATGACAGCATTGTGGGACTGAGGCAAACAAAGCACATTCCTCCTGCTTTACCTGTCAGTGGAACGCTGTCATCCAGTAATCCTGACCTGCTGCAGTCTCATCACCGCATCTTAGACTTTAATACTACTCCAG atctACCAGACCAAGTTCTGCGGGTTTTCAAGGCAGACCAGCAAAGTCGCTACATAATGATCAGCAAGGACACAACAGCAAAGGAAGTGGTCATCCAGGCCATCAGGGAATTTGCTCTGACTGCAACCCCTGATGCCTATTCGCTGTGTGAGGTCTCTGTCACACCTGAGGGTGTCATCAAGCAGAGGAGGCTCCCTGATCAGCTATCCAAGCTTGCTGACAGGATACAGCTAAGCGGCAG GTATTACCTGAAGAACAACATGGAAACAGAAACTCTCTGTTCAGATGAAGATGCCCAAGAGTTACTAAGGGAAAGCCAGATTTCCCTACTACAGCTCAGTACTGTTGAGGTGGCTACGCAACTCTCCATGAGAAACTTTGAGCTGTTCCGTAATATAGAACCCACGGAATACATAGATGACTTGTTTAAACTCAAATCAAAAACAGGTTGCACTAATCTAAAAAGGTTTGAAGAGGTGATAAATCAAGAAACCTTCTGGGTGGCTTCTGAGATTCTAAGAGAAACCAACCAGCTGAAAAGGATGAAGATCATTAAGCATTTCATTAAGATAGCGCTACACTGCAGAGAATGCAAGAACTTCAACTCGATGTTTGCCATCATTAG TGGCCTGAATTTGGCACCAGTTGCAAGGCTCCGAACGACTTGGGAAAAGCTTCCAAGCAAGTATGAAAAACTGTTTCAAGATCTACAGGACTTGTTTGATCCATCTAGGAATATGGCAAAATATCGTAACGTCCTTAACAGCCAAAACCTACAGCCCCCTATTATCCCCCTGTTTCCTGTCATCAAAAAAGACCTCACATTCCTTCATGAAG GAAATGATTCTAAAGTGGagggcctggtgaattttgagAAGCTGCGGATGATTGCGAAAGAGATACGCCATGTCGGTCGCATGGCGTCCGTGAACATGGATCCTGCTCTCATGTTTAGAACAAG gaagaagaaatggaGGAGTTTGGG GTCtctcagccagggcagtgccaacgCAGCCGTGCTGGACGTTGCACAAGCAGGGGGACATAAAAAGCGGGTCCGTCGCAGCTCCTTTCTTAATGCTAAAAAGCTCTATGAAGATGCTCAGATGGCACGGAAAGTGAAGCAGTATCTCTCAAACTTGGATCTGGAAATGGATGAAGAGAGCCTGCAGACACTCTCTCTGCAGTGTGAGCCAGCCACAAACACAT TGCCGAAGAACACGGGAGACAAGCGATCTGGGAAATCTGAAACGTCACCTGTGGCTCCCCGGGCAGGCATCCAGCAgaaagtgcagcagcagcataaaGCAAACCAAGCACTGCAGGTCCCAGCCGTGTCTCTCTATCCCTCTCGCAAGAAGGTGCCAGTCAAAGACCTCCCACCATTTG GCATTAACTCCCCACAAGCTTTAAAGAAAATCCTTTCATTATCAGAAGAAGGAAGTTTGGATCGACACAAGAAGCAATCTGAAGACGCTGTCTCAAGTGCATCTTCACAGCTCTCTTCTCCTCCTACTTCACCACAGAGCTCTCCAAGGAAAG GCTACACTTTGGCTCCAAGCAGCACTGTGGATAACTTCTCTGACTCTGGTCACAGTGAAATTTCTTCTAGATCTAGTATTGTCAGCAATTCCTCTTTTGACTCTATGCCAGTCCCCCTGCATGATGAGAGGAGACAGAGGCATTCTGTCAGCATCGTGGAGACAAATCTCGGTGTGGGAAGGATTGATAGAAGAATCATGATTGAACCAGATCAATACAGCTTAGG CTCATATGCACCGCTGTCAGAGACCAGAGGCCTGTATGCTGGAGCAACTGTACTTTCTTCTCCTAGTACAGAAGAGCTGTCACAGGATCAGGGGGACAGAGCTTCGCTCGACGCAGCTGACAGTGGCCGTGGGAGCTGGACTTCTTGTTCGAGTGGCTCTCATGATAACATCCAGACAATTCAGcaccagaggagctgggagacTCTGCCTTTCGGACACGCTCATTTTGATAGTTCAAGCGATGGGGCGGGACTGTGGGCCTCAGGCGGCCATATGGACCAGCTGATGTTCCCTGACCACAGCACAAAGTATGGCAGGCAGAGTCAAGGTAGGGAGGGCCTTGACCAAGCACAGTCCAGAGCAAGCTGGGCATCTTCCACAGGATACTGGGGAGAGGACTCCGAGGGTGATACAGGTACCATAAAGCGGAGGGGTGGGAAGGATGTTTCGATTGAAGCTGACACCAGTAGCATAACATCTGTACCAGCAGAGGAGACAAAGCAAGCTCCCGTCCctgcccacacagcagcagcatcaagTAGTACAAAGGGGCTTGTTG CAAGAAAAGAGGGTCGATATCGGGAACCGCCTCCAACTCCTCCCGGTTATGTAGGAATACCTATTGCTGAGTTTGCAGAAGGTGGCTCCCATCCAACCAGGAAGCCTCCAGACTACAACATAGCACTTCAGAGGTCTAGAATGGTGGCACGGACATGTGAGACTCATGGGACAGCAACTCCACAGCAGCAGTCGCACGGCCACTCAACTGGCAGGCCTGTGAACAAACCTCAGTGGCATAAACCAAATGAGTCAGACCCACGTCTTGCTCACTATCCATCTCAAGGGTTTTCCACAGAGGAAGATG AAGATGAACAAGTCTCTGCTGTCTAA
- the RAPGEF2 gene encoding rap guanine nucleotide exchange factor 2 isoform X7, translated as MVFQTNHGVMGQQEKHSLPADFTKLHLTDSLHPQVTHVSSSHSGCSITSDSGSSSLSDIYQATESEAGDMDLSGLPETAVDSEDDDDEEDIERASDPLMSRDIVRDCLEKDPIDRTDDDIEQLLEFMHQLPAFANMTMSVRRELCAVMVFAVVERAGTIVLNDGEELDSWSVILNGSVEVTYPDGRTEILCMGNSFGVSPTMEKEYMKGVMRTKVDDCQFVCIAQQDYCRILNQVEKNMQKVEEEGEIVMVKEHRELDRTGTRKGHIVIKGTAERLTMHLVEEHSVVDPTFIEDFLLTYRTFLSSPMEVGKKLLEWFNDPSLRDKVTRVVLLWVNNHFNDFEGDPAMTRFLEEFENNLEREKMGGHLRLLNIACAAKAKRRLITLTKPSREAPLPFILLGGSEKGFGIFVDSVDFGSKATEAGLKRGDQILEVNGQNFENIQLTKAMEILRNNTHLSITVKTNLFVFKELLTRLSEEKRNGAPHLPKIGDIKKASRYSIPDLAVDVEQVIGLEKVNKKSKANTVGGRNKLKKILDKTRISILPQKPYNDIGIGQSQDDSIVGLRQTKHIPPALPVSGTLSSSNPDLLQSHHRILDFNTTPDLPDQVLRVFKADQQSRYIMISKDTTAKEVVIQAIREFALTATPDAYSLCEVSVTPEGVIKQRRLPDQLSKLADRIQLSGRYYLKNNMETETLCSDEDAQELLRESQISLLQLSTVEVATQLSMRNFELFRNIEPTEYIDDLFKLKSKTGCTNLKRFEEVINQETFWVASEILRETNQLKRMKIIKHFIKIALHCRECKNFNSMFAIISGLNLAPVARLRTTWEKLPSKYEKLFQDLQDLFDPSRNMAKYRNVLNSQNLQPPIIPLFPVIKKDLTFLHEGNDSKVEGLVNFEKLRMIAKEIRHVGRMASVNMDPALMFRTRKKKWRSLGSLSQGSANAAVLDVAQAGGHKKRVRRSSFLNAKKLYEDAQMARKVKQYLSNLDLEMDEESLQTLSLQCEPATNTLPKNTGDKRSGKSETSPVAPRAGIQQKVQQQHKANQALQVPAVSLYPSRKKVPVKDLPPFGINSPQALKKILSLSEEGSLDRHKKQSEDAVSSASSQLSSPPTSPQSSPRKGYTLAPSSTVDNFSDSGHSEISSRSSIVSNSSFDSMPVPLHDERRQRHSVSIVETNLGVGRIDRRIMIEPDQYSLGSYAPLSETRGLYAGATVLSSPSTEELSQDQGDRASLDAADSGRGSWTSCSSGSHDNIQTIQHQRSWETLPFGHAHFDSSSDGAGLWASGGHMDQLMFPDHSTKYGRQSQGREGLDQAQSRASWASSTGYWGEDSEGDTGTIKRRGGKDVSIEADTSSITSVPAEETKQAPVPAHTAAASSSTKGLVARKEGRYREPPPTPPGYVGIPIAEFAEGGSHPTRKPPDYNIALQRSRMVARTCETHGTATPQQQSHGHSTGRPVNKPQWHKPNESDPRLAHYPSQGFSTEEDEDEQVSAV; from the exons GCTACAGAAAGTGAGGCTGGTGATATGGATCTCAGTGGATTACCAGAGACAGCAGTGGATtctgaggatgatgatgatgaagaagaCATTGAAAGGGCATCAGATCCTTTGATGAGTAGGGATATTGTAAGAGACTGCTTGGAGAAAGACCCAATAGACAGGACAGATGATGACATTG AACAACTACTGGAATTCATGCATCAATTGCCTGCTTTTGCCAACATGACAATGTCAGTGAGGAGAGAACTCTGTGCTGTAATGGTGTTTGCAGTTGTGGAGAGAGCAGGAACTATTGTACTAAACGATGGGGAAGAG CTGGATTCCTGGTCAGTCATTTTGAACGGCTCTGTGGAGGTGACATACCCTGATGGAAGAACAGAGATATTGTGCATGGGAAACAGTTTTGGTGTTTCTCCCACCATGGAAAAGGAGTATATGAAAGGAGTGATGAGAACCAAAGTGGATGACTGCCAG TTTGTTTGCATAGCCCAGCAAGACTATTGCCGCATCCTCAACCAAGTGGAAAAGAACATGCAGAAGGTAGAAGAGGAAGGGGAGATTGTGATGGTGAAGGAGCACAGGGAGCTTGACCGCACTGGAACGAGAAAAGGCCACATAGTCATCaag GGAACAGCTGAAAGGTTAACAATGCATTTGGTGGAAGAGCACTCTGTGGTAGACCCAACATTTATAGAAGACTTCCTGTTGACGTATAGGACCTTTCTTTCCAGCCCAATGGAAGTGGGCAAGAAGTTGTTGGAGTGGTTCAATGACCCCAGCCTCAGGGATAAG GTTACACGGGTAGTATTGTTGTGGGTGAACAATCACTTCAATGATTTTGAAGGAGATCCTGCTATGACTCGATTTCTGGAAGAATTTGAGAACAATTTGGAGAGGGAG AAAATGGGTGGACATTTGAGGCTGTTAAATATTGCTTGTGCTGCTAAAGCTAAACGAAGATTGATAACATTAACAAAGCCATCTCGAGAAGCCCCTTTGCCTTTTATCTTGCTGGGAGGGTCAGAAAAGGGGTTTGGAATCTTTGTTGACAGTGTAGATTTTGGTAGCAAGGCTACAGAAGCAGGCTTGAAACGTGGAGACCAg ATATTGGAAGTGAATGGTCAAAACTTTGAAAACATTCAGTTGACAAAAGCCATGGAAATCCTTAGAAATAACACTCATCTGTCTATCACTGTGAAAACCAATTTATTTG TTTTTAAAGAACTCTTAACAAGGTTGtcggaggaaaaaagaaatggtGCTCCCCACCTGCCTAAGATTGGTGATATTAAAAAGGCGAGTCGTTACTCCATCCCTGACCTTGCTGTTGATGTGGAGCAGGTGATAGGATTAGAAAAAGTAAATAAGAAAAGTAAAGCCAACACAGTTGGGGGAAGAAATAAGTTAAAGAAGATACTTGACAAGACTCGAATCAGCATTCTGCCTCAGAAACCATACAA TGACATTGGAATAGGCCAGTCTCAGGATGACAGCATTGTGGGACTGAGGCAAACAAAGCACATTCCTCCTGCTTTACCTGTCAGTGGAACGCTGTCATCCAGTAATCCTGACCTGCTGCAGTCTCATCACCGCATCTTAGACTTTAATACTACTCCAG atctACCAGACCAAGTTCTGCGGGTTTTCAAGGCAGACCAGCAAAGTCGCTACATAATGATCAGCAAGGACACAACAGCAAAGGAAGTGGTCATCCAGGCCATCAGGGAATTTGCTCTGACTGCAACCCCTGATGCCTATTCGCTGTGTGAGGTCTCTGTCACACCTGAGGGTGTCATCAAGCAGAGGAGGCTCCCTGATCAGCTATCCAAGCTTGCTGACAGGATACAGCTAAGCGGCAG GTATTACCTGAAGAACAACATGGAAACAGAAACTCTCTGTTCAGATGAAGATGCCCAAGAGTTACTAAGGGAAAGCCAGATTTCCCTACTACAGCTCAGTACTGTTGAGGTGGCTACGCAACTCTCCATGAGAAACTTTGAGCTGTTCCGTAATATAGAACCCACGGAATACATAGATGACTTGTTTAAACTCAAATCAAAAACAGGTTGCACTAATCTAAAAAGGTTTGAAGAGGTGATAAATCAAGAAACCTTCTGGGTGGCTTCTGAGATTCTAAGAGAAACCAACCAGCTGAAAAGGATGAAGATCATTAAGCATTTCATTAAGATAGCGCTACACTGCAGAGAATGCAAGAACTTCAACTCGATGTTTGCCATCATTAG TGGCCTGAATTTGGCACCAGTTGCAAGGCTCCGAACGACTTGGGAAAAGCTTCCAAGCAAGTATGAAAAACTGTTTCAAGATCTACAGGACTTGTTTGATCCATCTAGGAATATGGCAAAATATCGTAACGTCCTTAACAGCCAAAACCTACAGCCCCCTATTATCCCCCTGTTTCCTGTCATCAAAAAAGACCTCACATTCCTTCATGAAG GAAATGATTCTAAAGTGGagggcctggtgaattttgagAAGCTGCGGATGATTGCGAAAGAGATACGCCATGTCGGTCGCATGGCGTCCGTGAACATGGATCCTGCTCTCATGTTTAGAACAAG gaagaagaaatggaGGAGTTTGGG GTCtctcagccagggcagtgccaacgCAGCCGTGCTGGACGTTGCACAAGCAGGGGGACATAAAAAGCGGGTCCGTCGCAGCTCCTTTCTTAATGCTAAAAAGCTCTATGAAGATGCTCAGATGGCACGGAAAGTGAAGCAGTATCTCTCAAACTTGGATCTGGAAATGGATGAAGAGAGCCTGCAGACACTCTCTCTGCAGTGTGAGCCAGCCACAAACACAT TGCCGAAGAACACGGGAGACAAGCGATCTGGGAAATCTGAAACGTCACCTGTGGCTCCCCGGGCAGGCATCCAGCAgaaagtgcagcagcagcataaaGCAAACCAAGCACTGCAGGTCCCAGCCGTGTCTCTCTATCCCTCTCGCAAGAAGGTGCCAGTCAAAGACCTCCCACCATTTG GCATTAACTCCCCACAAGCTTTAAAGAAAATCCTTTCATTATCAGAAGAAGGAAGTTTGGATCGACACAAGAAGCAATCTGAAGACGCTGTCTCAAGTGCATCTTCACAGCTCTCTTCTCCTCCTACTTCACCACAGAGCTCTCCAAGGAAAG GCTACACTTTGGCTCCAAGCAGCACTGTGGATAACTTCTCTGACTCTGGTCACAGTGAAATTTCTTCTAGATCTAGTATTGTCAGCAATTCCTCTTTTGACTCTATGCCAGTCCCCCTGCATGATGAGAGGAGACAGAGGCATTCTGTCAGCATCGTGGAGACAAATCTCGGTGTGGGAAGGATTGATAGAAGAATCATGATTGAACCAGATCAATACAGCTTAGG CTCATATGCACCGCTGTCAGAGACCAGAGGCCTGTATGCTGGAGCAACTGTACTTTCTTCTCCTAGTACAGAAGAGCTGTCACAGGATCAGGGGGACAGAGCTTCGCTCGACGCAGCTGACAGTGGCCGTGGGAGCTGGACTTCTTGTTCGAGTGGCTCTCATGATAACATCCAGACAATTCAGcaccagaggagctgggagacTCTGCCTTTCGGACACGCTCATTTTGATAGTTCAAGCGATGGGGCGGGACTGTGGGCCTCAGGCGGCCATATGGACCAGCTGATGTTCCCTGACCACAGCACAAAGTATGGCAGGCAGAGTCAAGGTAGGGAGGGCCTTGACCAAGCACAGTCCAGAGCAAGCTGGGCATCTTCCACAGGATACTGGGGAGAGGACTCCGAGGGTGATACAGGTACCATAAAGCGGAGGGGTGGGAAGGATGTTTCGATTGAAGCTGACACCAGTAGCATAACATCTGTACCAGCAGAGGAGACAAAGCAAGCTCCCGTCCctgcccacacagcagcagcatcaagTAGTACAAAGGGGCTTGTTG CAAGAAAAGAGGGTCGATATCGGGAACCGCCTCCAACTCCTCCCGGTTATGTAGGAATACCTATTGCTGAGTTTGCAGAAGGTGGCTCCCATCCAACCAGGAAGCCTCCAGACTACAACATAGCACTTCAGAGGTCTAGAATGGTGGCACGGACATGTGAGACTCATGGGACAGCAACTCCACAGCAGCAGTCGCACGGCCACTCAACTGGCAGGCCTGTGAACAAACCTCAGTGGCATAAACCAAATGAGTCAGACCCACGTCTTGCTCACTATCCATCTCAAGGGTTTTCCACAGAGGAAGATG AAGATGAACAAGTCTCTGCTGTCTAA